The Benincasa hispida cultivar B227 chromosome 11, ASM972705v1, whole genome shotgun sequence genome has a segment encoding these proteins:
- the LOC120090375 gene encoding uncharacterized protein LOC120090375 isoform X3, producing MAKQSSSLFLEEWLKSIGGTALNSKLTSSSAREIIQAWAELRSSLEHQSFDDRHIQSLKILVNSQSSLYVADPQAKLVISILSSPNFSIPDESYPLFLRILYIWVRKSLRPSLVLVDSSVEVLSHIFSSKIELRKNPLFFSEGVLVLGAISYLLSASEKSKLCCLELLCRVLEEEYLLVGSVGEIIPEFLAGIGYALSSSVNAHVVRLLDSLLGIWGNIGGPIDTLSSGLMILHMIEWVTSGMISLHSFEKLDVFSQAILVSSKESYASFAVVMAAAGILRAFNTQKGLLSSSERETISRIRISAQDCLESIARNFISTMEGSSITGNDHRRSVLLLCISLAIARCGPVSSCPPVLICVVYALLTEIFPLQRLYAKINEFSFAELGALGLTLVNEHLGSIPFKEAGAITGVFCSQYATLEEEDKSFVENLVWDYCQDVYSRHRLAGLVLRGREDELLENIEKIAESAFLMVVVFALAVTKEKLDSKYTLESQFDISVRILVSFSCMEYFRRIRLPEYMDTIRGVVASIQGNESACVSFIESMPTYQDQTNGPDNSIGRITKYSWTKDEVQTARMLFYVRVIPTCIERVPTQVYGKVVAPTMFFQ from the exons ATGGCAAAGCAGTCGAGTTCTCTTTTCCTCGAGGAATGGTTGAAGAGCATCGGCGGCACTGCTCTTAACTCCAAACTCACTTCCTCTTCTGCTCGAGAAATTATCCAAGCATGGGCTGAGCTTAGAAGCTCTTTGGAACATCAATCCTTTGATGATCGCCACATTCAATCGCTCAAAATTCTCGTTAACTCTCAGTCCTCACTCTATGTTGCAGACCCTCAAGCTAAGTTGGTGATTTCTATACTTTCTTCTCCCAATTTCTCTATTCCTGATGAATCCTATCCCCTTTTTCTGAGGATCCTTTATATCTGGGTCAGAAAATCTCTCCGACCCTCTTTAGTTCTTGTCGATTCATCTGTTGAGGTTCTCTCTCatattttttcttccaaaattgAATTGCGGAAGAACCCTTTGTTTTTCTCTGAAGGGGTTTTAGTTTTGGGTGCAATTTCGTATCTGCTTTCAGCTtcagaaaaatcaaaattatgcTGTTTGGAGTTGCTTTGCAGGGTTTTGGAAGAAGAATACCTACTGGTTGGATCAGTGGGAGAGATAATTCCAGAATTTCTTGCTGGGATTGGTTATGCTTTATCTTCATCAGTGAATGCTCATGTTGTTAGATTGTTAGATTCTTTGTTAGGAATTTGGGGTAATATAGGTGGCCCTATTGATACTCTTTCTAGTGGGTTAATGATTCTGCATATGATTGAATGGGTGACCTCTGGTATGATTAGTCTTCATTCTTTTGAGAAATTAGATGTGTTTAGCCAAGCTATTTTAGTGTCTTCAAAGGAAAGTTATGCTTCATTTGCTGTTGTAATGGCTGCAGCTGGAATATTGAGGGCTTTTAATACTCAAAAAGGCTTGTTGAGTAGTTCAGAAAGAGAAACAATATCTAGAATAAGGATTTCAGCCCAAGATTGTTTAGAATCTATAGCAAGGAATTTTATTTCTACTATGGAAGGATCTTCAATTACAGGCAATGACCATAGAAGGAGCGTGCTTCTATTGTGTATTTCGTTGGCAATAGCACGTTGTGGTCCTGTGTCATCTTGCCCGCCTGTGCTCATTTGTGTTGTTTATGCTTTGTTGACTGAAATATTTCCTTTGCAGCGTTtatatgccaaaattaatgaattctCTTTTGCCGAGTTGGGTGCGTTGGGGCTTACTCTAGTGAACGAGCATCTGGGTAGTATTCCTTTTAAGGAAGCCGGGGCCATCACTGGTGTTTTTTGCAGTCAGTATGCTACACTTGAGGAAGAGGACAAAAGTTTTGTTGAGAATCTTGTATGGGATTACTGTCAAGACGTCTACTCAAGGCATAGACTAGCCGGTTTGGTGCTTCGTGGCAGAGAGGATGAATTATTAGAGAATATAGAGAAAATTGCAGAGTCTGCTTTCCTCATGGTTGTAGTTTTCGCATTAGCCGTCACAAAAGAAAAGTTAGATTCCAAATATACGCTGGAAAGTCAGTTTGACATATCAGTAAGAATACTTGTTTCATTCTCTTGTATGGAATACTTTCGGCGTATTCGCTTGCCAGAATATATGGATACTATCCGAGGGGTTGTTGCAAGCATTCAGGGGAATGAGTCTGCTTGTGTATCTTTCATTGAATCAATGCCTACGTACCAAGATCAAACAAATGGGCCTG ATAACTCTATTGGGCGGATAACAAAATATTCATGGACCAAGGACGAAGTGCAAACTGCACGTATGTTGTTTTATGTACGAGTCATTCCAACTTGCATTGAGCGTGTTCCTACCCAAGTGTATGGGAAGGTGGTAGCCCCAACAATGTTTTT TCAATAA
- the LOC120090375 gene encoding uncharacterized protein LOC120090375 isoform X2 produces MAKQSSSLFLEEWLKSIGGTALNSKLTSSSAREIIQAWAELRSSLEHQSFDDRHIQSLKILVNSQSSLYVADPQAKLVISILSSPNFSIPDESYPLFLRILYIWVRKSLRPSLVLVDSSVEVLSHIFSSKIELRKNPLFFSEGVLVLGAISYLLSASEKSKLCCLELLCRVLEEEYLLVGSVGEIIPEFLAGIGYALSSSVNAHVVRLLDSLLGIWGNIGGPIDTLSSGLMILHMIEWVTSGMISLHSFEKLDVFSQAILVSSKESYASFAVVMAAAGILRAFNTQKGLLSSSERETISRIRISAQDCLESIARNFISTMEGSSITGNDHRRSVLLLCISLAIARCGPVSSCPPVLICVVYALLTEIFPLQRLYAKINEFSFAELGALGLTLVNEHLGSIPFKEAGAITGVFCSQYATLEEEDKSFVENLVWDYCQDVYSRHRLAGLVLRGREDELLENIEKIAESAFLMVVVFALAVTKEKLDSKYTLESQFDISVRILVSFSCMEYFRRIRLPEYMDTIRGVVASIQGNESACVSFIESMPTYQDQTNGPDNSIGRITKYSWTKDEVQTARMLFYVRVIPTCIERVPTQVYGKVVAPTMFLYMGHPNAKVARASHSVFIAFMSGKDDLGDEKRVTLKEELVFYYIERSLSGYPGITPFEGMASGVAALVRYLPAGSPAIFYCIDSLTVKATSLCSENFMDDADLWKTWQGDLEPSKKILDMLLRLVSLVDIQFGFWLSHILGPTKLDEEFSTTNHRVTHRRPKYGS; encoded by the exons ATGGCAAAGCAGTCGAGTTCTCTTTTCCTCGAGGAATGGTTGAAGAGCATCGGCGGCACTGCTCTTAACTCCAAACTCACTTCCTCTTCTGCTCGAGAAATTATCCAAGCATGGGCTGAGCTTAGAAGCTCTTTGGAACATCAATCCTTTGATGATCGCCACATTCAATCGCTCAAAATTCTCGTTAACTCTCAGTCCTCACTCTATGTTGCAGACCCTCAAGCTAAGTTGGTGATTTCTATACTTTCTTCTCCCAATTTCTCTATTCCTGATGAATCCTATCCCCTTTTTCTGAGGATCCTTTATATCTGGGTCAGAAAATCTCTCCGACCCTCTTTAGTTCTTGTCGATTCATCTGTTGAGGTTCTCTCTCatattttttcttccaaaattgAATTGCGGAAGAACCCTTTGTTTTTCTCTGAAGGGGTTTTAGTTTTGGGTGCAATTTCGTATCTGCTTTCAGCTtcagaaaaatcaaaattatgcTGTTTGGAGTTGCTTTGCAGGGTTTTGGAAGAAGAATACCTACTGGTTGGATCAGTGGGAGAGATAATTCCAGAATTTCTTGCTGGGATTGGTTATGCTTTATCTTCATCAGTGAATGCTCATGTTGTTAGATTGTTAGATTCTTTGTTAGGAATTTGGGGTAATATAGGTGGCCCTATTGATACTCTTTCTAGTGGGTTAATGATTCTGCATATGATTGAATGGGTGACCTCTGGTATGATTAGTCTTCATTCTTTTGAGAAATTAGATGTGTTTAGCCAAGCTATTTTAGTGTCTTCAAAGGAAAGTTATGCTTCATTTGCTGTTGTAATGGCTGCAGCTGGAATATTGAGGGCTTTTAATACTCAAAAAGGCTTGTTGAGTAGTTCAGAAAGAGAAACAATATCTAGAATAAGGATTTCAGCCCAAGATTGTTTAGAATCTATAGCAAGGAATTTTATTTCTACTATGGAAGGATCTTCAATTACAGGCAATGACCATAGAAGGAGCGTGCTTCTATTGTGTATTTCGTTGGCAATAGCACGTTGTGGTCCTGTGTCATCTTGCCCGCCTGTGCTCATTTGTGTTGTTTATGCTTTGTTGACTGAAATATTTCCTTTGCAGCGTTtatatgccaaaattaatgaattctCTTTTGCCGAGTTGGGTGCGTTGGGGCTTACTCTAGTGAACGAGCATCTGGGTAGTATTCCTTTTAAGGAAGCCGGGGCCATCACTGGTGTTTTTTGCAGTCAGTATGCTACACTTGAGGAAGAGGACAAAAGTTTTGTTGAGAATCTTGTATGGGATTACTGTCAAGACGTCTACTCAAGGCATAGACTAGCCGGTTTGGTGCTTCGTGGCAGAGAGGATGAATTATTAGAGAATATAGAGAAAATTGCAGAGTCTGCTTTCCTCATGGTTGTAGTTTTCGCATTAGCCGTCACAAAAGAAAAGTTAGATTCCAAATATACGCTGGAAAGTCAGTTTGACATATCAGTAAGAATACTTGTTTCATTCTCTTGTATGGAATACTTTCGGCGTATTCGCTTGCCAGAATATATGGATACTATCCGAGGGGTTGTTGCAAGCATTCAGGGGAATGAGTCTGCTTGTGTATCTTTCATTGAATCAATGCCTACGTACCAAGATCAAACAAATGGGCCTG ATAACTCTATTGGGCGGATAACAAAATATTCATGGACCAAGGACGAAGTGCAAACTGCACGTATGTTGTTTTATGTACGAGTCATTCCAACTTGCATTGAGCGTGTTCCTACCCAAGTGTATGGGAAGGTGGTAGCCCCAACAATGTTTTT ATATATGGGGCATCCAAATGCAAAAGTAGCCCGAGCTTCGCACTCCGTGTTTATAGCTTTCATGTCTGGGAAGGATGACCTTGGCGATGAAAAGAGAGTGACGTTGAAGGAGGAGCTTGTTTTCTACTACATTGAGAGATCTTTATCA GGGTATCCTGGCATTACACCATTTGAAGGCATGGCTTCAGGAGTTGCAGCTTTGGTACGATATCTTCCTGCAGGGAGTCCAGCAATCTTTTATTGTATTGACAGTCTTACTGTAAAAGCTACCAGCCTTTGCAGTGAAAACTTCATGGATGACGCGGATTTGTGGAAGACTTGGCAAGGAGACTTGGAGCCTTCCAAGAAAATTTTAGATATGCTTTTACGGCTCGTTTCTCTTGTTGATATACAG TTTGGATTTTGGCTCTCGCATATTTTAGGTCCTACCAAGCTTGATGAAGAATTTAGCACAACTAATCATCGAGTTACCCACAGAAGGCCAAAATATGGTTCTTGA
- the LOC120090375 gene encoding uncharacterized protein LOC120090375 isoform X1, producing MAKQSSSLFLEEWLKSIGGTALNSKLTSSSAREIIQAWAELRSSLEHQSFDDRHIQSLKILVNSQSSLYVADPQAKLVISILSSPNFSIPDESYPLFLRILYIWVRKSLRPSLVLVDSSVEVLSHIFSSKIELRKNPLFFSEGVLVLGAISYLLSASEKSKLCCLELLCRVLEEEYLLVGSVGEIIPEFLAGIGYALSSSVNAHVVRLLDSLLGIWGNIGGPIDTLSSGLMILHMIEWVTSGMISLHSFEKLDVFSQAILVSSKESYASFAVVMAAAGILRAFNTQKGLLSSSERETISRIRISAQDCLESIARNFISTMEGSSITGNDHRRSVLLLCISLAIARCGPVSSCPPVLICVVYALLTEIFPLQRLYAKINEFSFAELGALGLTLVNEHLGSIPFKEAGAITGVFCSQYATLEEEDKSFVENLVWDYCQDVYSRHRLAGLVLRGREDELLENIEKIAESAFLMVVVFALAVTKEKLDSKYTLESQFDISVRILVSFSCMEYFRRIRLPEYMDTIRGVVASIQGNESACVSFIESMPTYQDQTNGPDNSIGRITKYSWTKDEVQTARMLFYVRVIPTCIERVPTQVYGKVVAPTMFLYMGHPNAKVARASHSVFIAFMSGKDDLGDEKRVTLKEELVFYYIERSLSGYPGITPFEGMASGVAALVRYLPAGSPAIFYCIDSLTVKATSLCSENFMDDADLWKTWQGDLEPSKKILDMLLRLVSLVDIQVLPSLMKNLAQLIIELPTEGQNMVLDQLYSLVSEADDVTRKPMLVSWLQSLSYLCSQSKSTDARSIEKQSTRLTNFAWIVDPLNRIRSYARL from the exons ATGGCAAAGCAGTCGAGTTCTCTTTTCCTCGAGGAATGGTTGAAGAGCATCGGCGGCACTGCTCTTAACTCCAAACTCACTTCCTCTTCTGCTCGAGAAATTATCCAAGCATGGGCTGAGCTTAGAAGCTCTTTGGAACATCAATCCTTTGATGATCGCCACATTCAATCGCTCAAAATTCTCGTTAACTCTCAGTCCTCACTCTATGTTGCAGACCCTCAAGCTAAGTTGGTGATTTCTATACTTTCTTCTCCCAATTTCTCTATTCCTGATGAATCCTATCCCCTTTTTCTGAGGATCCTTTATATCTGGGTCAGAAAATCTCTCCGACCCTCTTTAGTTCTTGTCGATTCATCTGTTGAGGTTCTCTCTCatattttttcttccaaaattgAATTGCGGAAGAACCCTTTGTTTTTCTCTGAAGGGGTTTTAGTTTTGGGTGCAATTTCGTATCTGCTTTCAGCTtcagaaaaatcaaaattatgcTGTTTGGAGTTGCTTTGCAGGGTTTTGGAAGAAGAATACCTACTGGTTGGATCAGTGGGAGAGATAATTCCAGAATTTCTTGCTGGGATTGGTTATGCTTTATCTTCATCAGTGAATGCTCATGTTGTTAGATTGTTAGATTCTTTGTTAGGAATTTGGGGTAATATAGGTGGCCCTATTGATACTCTTTCTAGTGGGTTAATGATTCTGCATATGATTGAATGGGTGACCTCTGGTATGATTAGTCTTCATTCTTTTGAGAAATTAGATGTGTTTAGCCAAGCTATTTTAGTGTCTTCAAAGGAAAGTTATGCTTCATTTGCTGTTGTAATGGCTGCAGCTGGAATATTGAGGGCTTTTAATACTCAAAAAGGCTTGTTGAGTAGTTCAGAAAGAGAAACAATATCTAGAATAAGGATTTCAGCCCAAGATTGTTTAGAATCTATAGCAAGGAATTTTATTTCTACTATGGAAGGATCTTCAATTACAGGCAATGACCATAGAAGGAGCGTGCTTCTATTGTGTATTTCGTTGGCAATAGCACGTTGTGGTCCTGTGTCATCTTGCCCGCCTGTGCTCATTTGTGTTGTTTATGCTTTGTTGACTGAAATATTTCCTTTGCAGCGTTtatatgccaaaattaatgaattctCTTTTGCCGAGTTGGGTGCGTTGGGGCTTACTCTAGTGAACGAGCATCTGGGTAGTATTCCTTTTAAGGAAGCCGGGGCCATCACTGGTGTTTTTTGCAGTCAGTATGCTACACTTGAGGAAGAGGACAAAAGTTTTGTTGAGAATCTTGTATGGGATTACTGTCAAGACGTCTACTCAAGGCATAGACTAGCCGGTTTGGTGCTTCGTGGCAGAGAGGATGAATTATTAGAGAATATAGAGAAAATTGCAGAGTCTGCTTTCCTCATGGTTGTAGTTTTCGCATTAGCCGTCACAAAAGAAAAGTTAGATTCCAAATATACGCTGGAAAGTCAGTTTGACATATCAGTAAGAATACTTGTTTCATTCTCTTGTATGGAATACTTTCGGCGTATTCGCTTGCCAGAATATATGGATACTATCCGAGGGGTTGTTGCAAGCATTCAGGGGAATGAGTCTGCTTGTGTATCTTTCATTGAATCAATGCCTACGTACCAAGATCAAACAAATGGGCCTG ATAACTCTATTGGGCGGATAACAAAATATTCATGGACCAAGGACGAAGTGCAAACTGCACGTATGTTGTTTTATGTACGAGTCATTCCAACTTGCATTGAGCGTGTTCCTACCCAAGTGTATGGGAAGGTGGTAGCCCCAACAATGTTTTT ATATATGGGGCATCCAAATGCAAAAGTAGCCCGAGCTTCGCACTCCGTGTTTATAGCTTTCATGTCTGGGAAGGATGACCTTGGCGATGAAAAGAGAGTGACGTTGAAGGAGGAGCTTGTTTTCTACTACATTGAGAGATCTTTATCA GGGTATCCTGGCATTACACCATTTGAAGGCATGGCTTCAGGAGTTGCAGCTTTGGTACGATATCTTCCTGCAGGGAGTCCAGCAATCTTTTATTGTATTGACAGTCTTACTGTAAAAGCTACCAGCCTTTGCAGTGAAAACTTCATGGATGACGCGGATTTGTGGAAGACTTGGCAAGGAGACTTGGAGCCTTCCAAGAAAATTTTAGATATGCTTTTACGGCTCGTTTCTCTTGTTGATATACAG GTCCTACCAAGCTTGATGAAGAATTTAGCACAACTAATCATCGAGTTACCCACAGAAGGCCAAAATATGGTTCTTGATCAGTTATACTCCCTGGTTTCAGAAGCCGATGATGTCACCCGTAAACCCATGTTAGTTTCATGGCTACAGTCGTTGTCTTATCTTTGTTCCCAATCTAAGAGCACAGATGCACGTTCCATTGAGAAGCAAAGTACACGGCTTACAAATTTTGCATGGATTGTTGATCCATTGAACCGTATTCGATCCTATGCACGACTTTGA
- the LOC120092210 gene encoding probable sugar phosphate/phosphate translocator At1g12500, with protein sequence MVEAQTWTTRRMSNPRLDSSTAAADQAVDIPMTPPSDVRNSAAGFPIGSYLSPNILTMVIILSWYLSNIGVLLLNKYLLSFYGYRYPIFLTMLHMLACAAYSYVAINFLEIVPLQHILSRKQFFKIFALSAIFCFSVVCGNTSLRYLPVSFNQAIGATTPFFTAIFAFLITCKKESAEVYLALLPVVFGIVLASNSEPLFHFFGFLVCVGSTAGRALKSVVQGILLTSEAEKLHSMNLLLYMAPMAAMILLPFSLYIEGNVAAITVEKARGNSFIVFLLLGNATVAYLVNLTNFLVTKHTSALTLQVLGNAKAAVAAVVSVLIFRNPVTVMGMAGFAVTIMGVVLYSEAKKRSKVTTH encoded by the coding sequence ATGGTGGAGGCTCAGACATGGACCACTCGCCGTATGAGCAACCCTCGCCTGGACTCCTCCACCGCCGCCGCGGACCAGGCCGTCGACATTCCAATGACGCCACCGAGCGATGTTCGTAACAGCGCCGCCGGTTTCCCGATCGGATCCTACCTATCGCCGAATATATTGACGATGGTAATTATACTCTCGTGGTACTTATCCAACATTGGCGTTCTTCTTCTCAACAAATACCTTCTAAGCTTCTATGGCTACCGGTACCCGATCTTCCTCACAATGCTTCACATGCTTGCTTGTGCGGCTTATAGTTATGTTGCGATTAATTTTCTTGAGATTGTTCCGTTGCAGCACATTCTTTCTCGTAAAcagttttttaaaatctttgCTCTTAGCGCCATTTTCTGTTTCTCCGTTGTGTGTGGGAATACATCTCTTCGGTACCTTCCGGTTTCGTTTAACCAAGCCATTGGTGCTACCACGCCGTTTTTCACTGCGATTTTTGCTTTTTTGATTACTTGTAAGAAGGAGTCTGCTGAGGTTTATCTTGCGCTTTTGCCTGTGGTTTTTGGGATTGTTTTGGCCAGTAATAGTGAGCCATTGTTTCATTTCTTTGGGTTTTTGGTTTGTGTTGGCTCTACCGCTGGGCGAGCATTGAAATCTGTGGTTCAGGGGATTTTGTTAACCTCGGAGGCTGAGAAACTTCACTCAATGAATTTGTTGTTGTACATGGCTCCAATGGCTGCTATGATTTTGCTTCCTTTTAGTCTTTATATTGAAGGGAATGTAGCTGCCATTACTGTCGAGAAAGCTCGAGGGAATTCATTTATTGTGTTCTTGTTGCTTGGCAATGCTACGGTGGcttatttggtgaatttgaccAATTTCTTGGTGACCAAGCACACCAGTGCCCTCACATTGCAGGTTCTTGGGAATGCAAAGGCTGCTGTGGCGGCTGTTGTTTCTGTTTTGATCTTCAGGAACCCTGTTACAGTGATGGGTATGGCAGGATTTGCTGTGACTATCATGGGTGTGGTGCTTTACAGTGAGGCCAAGAAGAGGTCCAAAGTGACAACCCACTGA